GATGAGTTCTGCTAAGGTTTTTATAACAAATATCAAAGTTATCAAAACTTCGCCTTATATTTTACAGGCAAAATGCTTTTGTGATAGCAAATTTAAGCTTTTATTTTTTGAAATTTTACCAAATTTAAAAGGGCTTTTCTTATCACTTTTTGCTATAAATATCGCTCACTCTATGGCGTATGAAGCAACTTTAAGCTTTTTTGGAATGGGTGGGGATTTAAGTCTTATAAGCCTTGGGCTTATGTTAAATGAAAGCACAAGTGCTGTTTTAATGGGAAGTTGGTGGGTTGGATTTTTTCCTGGATTTGTGCTGTTTTTAGTGATATTTGCCATTATTTATGCAAGTTCAAAGTTAGAAAATCAAGGCATAAAAGTATGATAAATATTAAAAATTTAAACCTTTTTTACAAAAATACTCAAATTTTAAAAAGCATTGATTTTGCTACAAATGGTGTTGGGTGCGTGTGTATAATGGGCAAAAGTGGCTCTGGAAAGTCAATGTTTGCTAAAAGTTTTATAAAGCTTTTTGATAGCGATTTTAAACTAAGTGCAGATAAATTTGAAGTTTTTAACCAAAATATTTTACATTTAAAGGGTGCAAATTTAAGAGAATTTAGGCAAAAAACCTCTGCTTTGATTTTTCAAAATCCAGTTGGTTCTTTGCATCCGCTTTTAAATATTGGAGATAGCTTTAATCTATATCTGAAAAAAACTATAAAAAATCCTAAAAAAGTAGCTTTTGAGTATTTACAAAAGCTTGGGTTTGATGATTTAAACCTTCTTTGGCATAAATTTCCATATGAACTAAGTGGTGGCGAAGCAAGTAGAGTAAATATCGCTATTGCGCTTTGTTTAAAACCAAAAATGCTAATTTGTGATGAGATAACAGCAAGCCTTGATACTATAAATCAAAAAGCAGTTATTGATATCATAAATTTAATCAAACAAGACCGCCAAATAATCTTTATCACGCACCAAAAAAGCGTTGCAAACTCTGTTGGAGATAGCTTTTATGAGATGAAAAATGGAGAACTAAAGCCATGCTAGAGGTTAAAAATATTACTTTGTCATATGACTTTAAAGAGCATTTTAACAAAAAAGCTAAAAAACTAACCATTTTAAACGATATAAGTTTTAGCTTAGAAAGTGGTGAAAATTTATCCATACTTGGCGTAAGCGGAAGTGGTAAAAGCTCGTTAGCTAGGGTTATAGCTGGTCTTATAAAACCACAAAGCGGAACTATTTTGCTAAACGGTAAGAGTTTAAATTTTGATAATTTTAAAGAATTTTCTAAAATATCACTTCTTATGCAAAATCAAAAATCCTGCCTAAACCCAGCCCTTAAAATCAAAACATCACTAAAGCTTTTAGAAAAATACCAAAACACAAAATTTATAGGAATCTTAGACAGTCTAAAAAGCCTAAATTTAAGCAAAAACACCCTTGATAAATATCCACACGAGTTAAGTGGTGGCGAAGCAAGTAGAGTTGGGATTTTAAAATCTTTACTTATAAAATCTGAAATTTTAATACTAGATGAGATAACATCTGGTCTTGATGATGATAATATCGCTCAACTTTTAGAGCTTATAAAAGGTATAAAAACTAGCATAATTTTTATAACTCATGATCTAAATTTAGCGCAAAAAGTATCTAAAAATTTCATCATCATAGAAAGTGCTAATCTTGTGACATATGGCAAATTTAGCGATATGCAAAATGATGAAATAGTTAAAAAATATCAAAATATTTAAAAATAATTAATATAATCACAAAAGCCCTTAGTTTAAGGAATTTATACAAAGGATAGAAAATGAAAAAAATTCTAACAATTTTTACAGCTTTAGCACTTAGCTTTATCACGCTTAATGCTTCTTCGCTTGATGAGATACAAAAGCGTGGCATAGTTAAAATAG
The sequence above is a segment of the Campylobacter corcagiensis genome. Coding sequences within it:
- a CDS encoding ATP-binding cassette domain-containing protein, translating into MLEVKNITLSYDFKEHFNKKAKKLTILNDISFSLESGENLSILGVSGSGKSSLARVIAGLIKPQSGTILLNGKSLNFDNFKEFSKISLLMQNQKSCLNPALKIKTSLKLLEKYQNTKFIGILDSLKSLNLSKNTLDKYPHELSGGEASRVGILKSLLIKSEILILDEITSGLDDDNIAQLLELIKGIKTSIIFITHDLNLAQKVSKNFIIIESANLVTYGKFSDMQNDEIVKKYQNI
- a CDS encoding ATP-binding cassette domain-containing protein yields the protein MINIKNLNLFYKNTQILKSIDFATNGVGCVCIMGKSGSGKSMFAKSFIKLFDSDFKLSADKFEVFNQNILHLKGANLREFRQKTSALIFQNPVGSLHPLLNIGDSFNLYLKKTIKNPKKVAFEYLQKLGFDDLNLLWHKFPYELSGGEASRVNIAIALCLKPKMLICDEITASLDTINQKAVIDIINLIKQDRQIIFITHQKSVANSVGDSFYEMKNGELKPC